From the Corynebacterium sp. P3-F1 genome, the window GTACACCCTAACTTGCGCTGTTCACAGACCGTTTAGGCTGAAACCAGTGCTTCTGATTACCCATAACGTCACCTACTGCACCCGTATTCCCACCTGCACGTCAGTGTTTTGTAGCCTAGAGTGCGTGAAACTTCCTTGGCAGAAATCCGATGCCCCTGCGGCCGATGACGCGGCCGCTAACGGCGGCTCCACCAAGCTCGACCTCGGCGGGAGCTCGAAGCCTTTCACAAGCGAAGCTGGGCAGACGGCGAAGAAGAACGTCGGCGAGGACGGCAAGCCGCTGCCGAAGGGTTACACCCCGCCAAAGGGCCGCCCGACACCGAAACGCCACGACCAGGAGGTCAAGCGCGGTGTCGTCCGCGACCCGAACGCGATGTCCAAACCGCAGCAGGCGCAAAAGCGCAAAGAACTGAAGTCGTCCATGTCCAAGGAGGAATGGAAGGACTACAAGAAGAAGGAGCGGCAGGAGCGGCGCGAGCAGAACAAGGAGATCCAGGCCCGCATGGATGCGGGCGAGGAGCGCTACCTAATGGACCGCGACAAGGGTGAGATCCGTCGTTACGTCCGCGATTGGGTGGATTCGCGCCGCT encodes:
- a CDS encoding DUF3043 domain-containing protein, translated to MKLPWQKSDAPAADDAAANGGSTKLDLGGSSKPFTSEAGQTAKKNVGEDGKPLPKGYTPPKGRPTPKRHDQEVKRGVVRDPNAMSKPQQAQKRKELKSSMSKEEWKDYKKKERQERREQNKEIQARMDAGEERYLMDRDKGEIRRYVRDWVDSRRFLSNYMLPAMVVLLAIMIIGIFLPRVAEILSLISMVFIIGIFVEIVLIGRRANRAVREKFPDTDETGFGLGMYAYSRASQPRGWRTPKPRVEAGTKI